A part of Desulfobacter sp. genomic DNA contains:
- a CDS encoding F0F1 ATP synthase subunit delta, with protein sequence MKNLAVSRRYAKALLLIGQEDGQAEQYNKELTGMVGLFDAQEGFEQALVNPLINKNDRKKLLEAVIASATFSDIMKSFLILLFDKGRIGCLRDIASYYREMADELNGIVKASVTSATKLSKKNIDKIKDGLSKKTGKTIVLNVKQDSSLIGGIVTKIGDLVLDGSVKTQLLNMRETLKKGESV encoded by the coding sequence ATGAAAAATCTCGCGGTTTCAAGGCGTTATGCCAAGGCATTGCTGCTGATCGGCCAGGAAGACGGCCAGGCAGAGCAATACAACAAAGAGCTGACCGGAATGGTCGGGCTTTTTGACGCCCAAGAAGGATTCGAACAGGCCCTGGTCAACCCCCTGATCAACAAAAACGACAGAAAAAAGTTGCTGGAGGCCGTGATCGCTTCCGCCACTTTTTCCGATATCATGAAATCCTTTCTGATATTGCTGTTTGATAAGGGTAGAATCGGTTGTTTAAGGGATATCGCTTCCTATTACAGGGAGATGGCAGACGAGCTGAACGGTATTGTCAAAGCTTCCGTTACATCGGCTACAAAACTGTCCAAGAAAAATATCGACAAGATCAAAGACGGTCTGTCTAAAAAGACCGGCAAGACCATCGTGCTGAATGTGAAACAGGACTCAAGCCTCATCGGCGGCATCGTTACAAAAATCGGCGATCTTGTACTTGACGGCAGCGTAAAAACCCAGTTGCTCAATATGAGGGAAACTTTAAAAAAAGGTGAGAGTGTCTAA
- a CDS encoding ATP synthase F0 subunit B: MITVIPDISAVYQMINFLILLFVLNTVLYKPIRNVILERKAKVQGLENGVEKAAADLGTQKDAYKNGLKEARGEGLKKKEAFIEEASAEEKEIIEQINKKAQANFAQIKKQVAEETEQARKALEAEVDAYAKAIGEKILGRAC; the protein is encoded by the coding sequence ATGATAACTGTGATTCCTGATATATCAGCGGTATATCAGATGATCAATTTCCTTATCCTGCTTTTTGTCCTCAACACGGTTCTTTACAAACCAATCCGTAATGTCATTCTGGAGAGAAAAGCCAAAGTACAAGGCCTTGAAAACGGCGTTGAAAAAGCTGCGGCGGATCTCGGCACCCAGAAAGATGCCTACAAGAATGGTTTGAAAGAGGCCCGTGGTGAAGGTCTCAAGAAAAAAGAGGCATTCATTGAAGAGGCATCTGCAGAGGAAAAGGAAATAATCGAGCAGATCAACAAGAAAGCTCAGGCCAATTTTGCCCAGATCAAGAAACAGGTGGCAGAAGAGACCGAGCAGGCCCGTAAAGCCCTGGAAGCCGAGGTGGATGCCTATGCAAAAGCCATCGGTGAGAAGATTCTTGGGAGGGCGTGCTGA
- a CDS encoding rod shape-determining protein, translating into MNFITDTLLGAFSNDLAIDLGTANTLVYVKGKGIVLSEPSVVAVRTDKRSKNKVLAVGLEAKRMLGRTPGNIVAIRPMRDGVIADFAVTEAMLKHFIRKVHNNRKTLVRPRIIIAVPSGITQVEKRAVKESAESAGAREVFLIEEPMAAAIGAGLPITEPTCNMVVDIGGGTTEVAVISLAGVVYTRSLRVAGDKMDSSISQHIKRKYNLLIGERTAEIIKTTIGNAYPDTEHLETIEVKGRDLVSGIPKILAIDSEEVRVAISEQIDAIVETVRIALEQTPPELAADIVDSGIVLTGGGALLKNLDKLLQEKSGLPIVVADDPLSTVALGCGKSLDSIEILKEVVIS; encoded by the coding sequence ATGAACTTTATAACTGATACTTTGCTCGGTGCCTTTTCCAATGATCTTGCCATTGACCTGGGGACGGCAAACACATTGGTTTACGTGAAAGGGAAGGGCATCGTACTGAGCGAGCCTTCTGTGGTGGCGGTAAGAACGGATAAGCGGTCCAAGAACAAGGTGCTGGCCGTGGGGCTTGAGGCAAAACGGATGCTGGGGCGTACGCCGGGCAATATTGTAGCCATCCGCCCCATGCGGGACGGGGTTATTGCCGATTTTGCCGTCACAGAGGCCATGCTCAAGCATTTTATCCGGAAAGTTCATAATAATAGAAAAACTCTGGTACGGCCCAGAATTATTATTGCCGTGCCTTCGGGCATCACCCAGGTGGAGAAGCGGGCGGTAAAGGAAAGTGCTGAGTCTGCCGGTGCCAGGGAGGTTTTCCTCATTGAAGAACCCATGGCGGCCGCCATAGGGGCGGGACTGCCCATTACCGAACCCACCTGCAACATGGTTGTGGATATCGGCGGCGGCACCACAGAAGTAGCTGTGATTTCCCTGGCCGGCGTGGTCTATACCCGGTCCCTGCGGGTGGCCGGAGACAAGATGGATTCCTCCATCAGCCAGCATATCAAACGCAAATATAATCTGCTCATCGGGGAGAGAACCGCCGAGATTATCAAGACCACCATCGGCAATGCTTATCCCGATACAGAGCACCTGGAGACCATTGAAGTCAAGGGCCGTGACCTGGTGTCCGGTATTCCCAAAATCCTGGCCATTGATTCCGAAGAGGTCCGGGTGGCTATCTCAGAGCAGATCGACGCCATTGTCGAAACTGTGCGCATCGCCCTGGAACAGACCCCGCCGGAGCTGGCCGCCGATATCGTGGATTCCGGCATTGTGCTCACCGGGGGCGGGGCACTTTTGAAAAACCTGGATAAGCTGCTGCAGGAAAAAAGCGGCCTGCCCATCGTTGTAGCGGATGATCCCCTGTCCACAGTGGCACTGGGGTGCGGGAAATCCCTTGACAGCATTGAAATCCTTAAAGAAGTGGTCATCAGCTAA
- the rodA gene encoding rod shape-determining protein RodA, whose translation MFDRRLIENFDWGFLGVIILICAAGMMILYSAVTAGADGAVLHGLFKKQAVWMGAGFFIILVSLVVDFRELGKLHLFFYVLCVGLLVSTYLFGKVGGGSQRWLVLGPIRMQPSELMKISLIISLAAVYAGSVSQEGLGFRNLIKPATLCLIPFGLIVNQPDLGTGLLLLLIAGTITLFVKVQKKVILTFTGVGLPIVPLVWFFGLKDYQKGRILTFLDPDRDPLGAGYHIIQSKIAIGSGMLTGKGFLKGTQNALNFLPEQHTDFILSVLAEEWGFAGCVVLLLLYFVLLFWGLNIAYNCRNMFGSILAFGITAMIFWQIFINIGMVMGLMPVVGVPLPLISYGGSSVVTNMVGFGILLNISMRKFTSS comes from the coding sequence ATGTTTGACCGCCGGTTAATTGAGAACTTTGATTGGGGTTTTTTAGGTGTCATCATTCTGATCTGCGCCGCAGGGATGATGATTCTTTATTCAGCGGTTACGGCAGGTGCGGACGGTGCTGTCCTCCACGGTCTGTTTAAAAAACAGGCGGTGTGGATGGGGGCCGGGTTTTTTATTATCCTGGTCAGCCTGGTGGTGGATTTCCGAGAACTCGGAAAGCTCCATCTCTTTTTTTATGTCCTCTGTGTCGGACTATTGGTGTCCACCTATCTTTTCGGGAAGGTGGGGGGCGGCTCCCAGCGGTGGCTGGTGCTGGGGCCCATACGGATGCAGCCCTCTGAGCTGATGAAAATTTCATTGATTATCAGCCTGGCAGCCGTTTATGCCGGCAGTGTTTCCCAGGAGGGGCTGGGGTTCCGCAACCTTATAAAACCGGCTACGCTTTGTTTGATCCCCTTCGGGCTCATCGTCAACCAGCCGGACCTCGGCACAGGCCTTCTTCTGCTGCTCATTGCCGGAACGATTACCCTGTTTGTGAAGGTGCAGAAAAAAGTAATTTTGACCTTTACAGGGGTGGGACTGCCCATTGTTCCCCTGGTCTGGTTCTTCGGGCTCAAAGACTACCAGAAGGGGCGGATCCTGACGTTTCTGGATCCTGACCGGGACCCCCTGGGGGCCGGTTACCATATTATACAGTCCAAGATCGCCATTGGGTCGGGCATGCTCACCGGTAAAGGATTTTTAAAAGGCACCCAGAATGCATTGAATTTTCTGCCCGAGCAGCACACGGATTTTATCCTGTCCGTCCTGGCTGAGGAGTGGGGGTTTGCGGGATGTGTGGTACTTCTCCTGTTATATTTTGTCCTCCTGTTCTGGGGACTGAATATTGCCTACAATTGCAGGAATATGTTCGGCTCCATCCTGGCATTCGGGATCACGGCCATGATATTCTGGCAGATTTTCATTAATATCGGCATGGTCATGGGGCTGATGCCGGTGGTCGGTGTGCCCTTGCCTCTCATTTCCTACGGCGGTTCCTCGGTTGTCACCAATATGGTCGGATTCGGCATTCTACTGAACATCAGTATGAGAAAGTTTACTAGCTCCTGA
- a CDS encoding ATP synthase F0 subunit B → MKKLNWKKHLKVSGTVMALVGGAAAVALASSGGGHGEVHNTWITEDTWKVLNFGLLAVGVFFIAKKPVSQFFSTRAKDIGEELSELEQKKADAEKKLAEYETRFRNLEQESAQIVEDYIKQGEEAKKRIIAEAGAQADKLEDMAKRNIEQEFKAAKAVLQQEIVEKAMDKAEAVIKKSIKAKDQDRLVDEYLKKVEA, encoded by the coding sequence ATGAAAAAATTAAATTGGAAGAAACACCTTAAAGTTTCCGGTACGGTAATGGCGCTGGTGGGCGGGGCTGCGGCCGTGGCCTTGGCATCATCCGGAGGCGGCCACGGTGAAGTGCACAATACCTGGATCACTGAAGATACCTGGAAGGTGCTCAACTTCGGCCTCCTTGCCGTAGGTGTGTTTTTTATTGCCAAGAAACCGGTGTCCCAGTTTTTCTCTACCCGTGCAAAGGATATTGGAGAAGAACTGAGCGAGCTGGAGCAGAAAAAAGCAGACGCGGAAAAGAAACTGGCTGAATACGAAACCCGTTTCAGAAATCTTGAACAGGAATCTGCACAGATTGTTGAAGATTACATCAAACAGGGTGAGGAAGCCAAAAAGAGAATCATTGCAGAAGCTGGGGCGCAGGCTGATAAACTGGAAGATATGGCCAAACGGAATATCGAACAGGAATTCAAAGCTGCCAAAGCTGTTCTTCAACAGGAGATCGTTGAAAAAGCAATGGACAAGGCAGAGGCAGTCATCAAAAAATCCATCAAAGCGAAGGATCAGGATCGACTTGTTGACGAATACTTGAAAAAGGTGGAGGCATAA
- the mreC gene encoding rod shape-determining protein MreC: protein MFSRRVLIIIGVGLFIAVNFTVITMTSRQSLPVSGAERLAISLTSPFQYVVTRVVGFGESVWTTYFAAVLAVEENHELRRELARAIEIQNRYEELELENARLKKFVNFTGSVPATYVAAQVIARDPSPWFKTIMIDKGSADGLEKGAPVLVSEGIVGQIIEVSTGFSRVLLITDRNSAVDALVQNSRVRGMVKGNNEDTCSFVYALRKDEVNPGEMIVSSGMDQVFPKGLKIGRVLDVKKVHSQLFQDIIIETSVDFDKLEEVLVYKNGH from the coding sequence ATGTTTTCCAGGCGGGTGTTGATTATCATCGGTGTGGGGCTGTTTATTGCGGTGAATTTCACTGTTATCACCATGACCAGCCGCCAGTCCCTTCCGGTTAGCGGAGCAGAGCGTCTGGCCATTTCCCTGACCTCGCCCTTCCAGTATGTGGTGACCCGGGTTGTCGGATTCGGGGAGTCGGTGTGGACCACCTATTTCGCTGCGGTCCTGGCGGTCGAGGAAAACCACGAACTGCGAAGGGAACTGGCCCGGGCCATTGAAATCCAAAACAGGTATGAAGAACTTGAACTGGAAAATGCCCGGCTGAAGAAGTTTGTCAATTTCACCGGATCTGTACCGGCCACCTACGTAGCGGCACAGGTCATTGCCCGGGATCCCTCCCCGTGGTTCAAGACCATCATGATCGATAAGGGCAGCGCAGACGGCTTGGAAAAAGGGGCGCCGGTGCTGGTATCCGAAGGCATCGTGGGGCAGATCATCGAAGTCTCCACAGGTTTTTCAAGGGTGTTGCTTATTACTGACCGCAATTCAGCCGTGGATGCCCTGGTGCAGAATAGCAGGGTCCGGGGGATGGTCAAGGGCAATAATGAAGATACCTGCTCCTTTGTATATGCCCTGCGCAAGGACGAGGTAAACCCCGGTGAAATGATCGTTTCCTCGGGGATGGACCAGGTTTTCCCCAAAGGCCTTAAAATCGGCCGGGTCCTTGATGTAAAAAAAGTCCACTCTCAGTTGTTCCAGGATATTATTATTGAGACCAGTGTGGATTTCGATAAACTTGAAGAAGTGCTTGTCTATAAAAATGGTCATTAA
- the mrdA gene encoding penicillin-binding protein 2, which produces MGDINRNPDRDWLKQRLMGASLCIVLVFSLLLLRLVYLQMIKGEEYRRLSQTNCVRLKSIKSSRGLIYDRSNTLLVDNRPAFDLSIVLEDAKPVKETVAHLSGLTGEPQDELMASIKKAGRSAFYKPLVLKRDISRDLLAMVESHQFDLPGVYIDIEPTRHYIYEKTAAHLLGYLGEINREELQSGKYPNVKTGDSIGRYGVEKSFEPFLQGKRGGRQVEVDVNGRVIKVLKTVDPVPGKDLYLTLDLKLQQRAEELLAGKDGAVVVLDPSNGDVLVMASTPSFDQNDFIGGISSKKWRALMDDPGRPMNNKAIQAEYPPASTYKIITAMAGLEEKVIDRSSTFFCPGFYKFGNRRYHCWNRHGHGELDVVGAIERSCDVFFYRTGEELGVDKLAQYANGAGLGRLTGIRLAHERDGLIPTAAWKKKRFKESWQAGETLSISIGQGFNLVTPLQMAVFIAAVGNGGTLYRPRIVKAVRDYRGKMVKEIEPEITGGLPVSPENLALVRKGMLKVVHGSRGTARRIRLKDITIAGKTGTAQVFSRKAGEKFDNKKLGRTLQDHAWFVCYAPAENPKVAVSVMIEHGEHGSSAAAPVAGELIRSYLGAPDPAMAMLSEHGKDQQE; this is translated from the coding sequence ATGGGCGACATTAATAGAAACCCGGACCGGGACTGGCTCAAGCAGCGGCTTATGGGGGCCAGCCTCTGTATTGTCCTGGTTTTTTCCCTGTTGCTGCTCAGGCTGGTTTATCTTCAGATGATCAAGGGGGAAGAGTACCGGCGGCTTTCCCAAACTAATTGTGTCCGGCTCAAAAGCATTAAATCCTCACGGGGGCTGATTTATGACCGCAGCAATACCCTGCTGGTGGACAACCGGCCGGCATTTGATCTGAGTATCGTGCTGGAGGATGCCAAACCGGTAAAGGAGACGGTGGCGCATTTGTCAGGACTCACCGGCGAACCCCAGGATGAGCTTATGGCGAGTATCAAAAAGGCCGGCCGGTCAGCTTTTTACAAGCCACTGGTCCTGAAACGGGATATCTCCCGGGATCTGCTGGCCATGGTGGAGTCCCATCAGTTTGATCTGCCCGGTGTCTATATTGATATCGAGCCCACCCGACATTATATATATGAAAAAACAGCGGCCCATCTGCTGGGTTATCTGGGGGAAATAAATCGAGAAGAGTTGCAGAGCGGGAAATATCCCAATGTTAAAACCGGGGATTCCATCGGCAGATACGGGGTGGAGAAAAGTTTCGAACCCTTTCTTCAGGGCAAGCGGGGCGGCCGGCAGGTGGAAGTGGATGTCAACGGCCGGGTGATCAAGGTGCTCAAGACCGTGGATCCCGTTCCCGGAAAAGATTTGTATCTTACCCTGGATTTAAAACTGCAACAGCGGGCCGAAGAATTGCTGGCCGGCAAGGACGGTGCGGTGGTCGTCCTGGATCCGTCCAATGGAGATGTGCTGGTTATGGCCTCCACCCCCAGTTTTGACCAGAACGATTTTATCGGGGGAATTTCCAGCAAAAAATGGCGGGCCCTCATGGACGATCCGGGCAGGCCCATGAATAACAAGGCCATCCAGGCGGAATACCCCCCTGCCTCCACCTATAAAATTATAACGGCAATGGCTGGGCTTGAAGAGAAGGTCATTGACCGGAGCAGTACATTTTTCTGCCCCGGGTTTTATAAGTTCGGAAATCGGCGTTACCACTGCTGGAACCGGCACGGACACGGGGAGCTTGATGTGGTGGGGGCCATAGAACGATCCTGTGATGTTTTTTTCTACAGAACCGGCGAAGAGCTCGGGGTGGATAAGCTGGCCCAGTACGCAAACGGGGCCGGACTGGGCCGGTTGACGGGTATCCGTCTGGCCCACGAGCGGGACGGACTGATCCCCACCGCGGCCTGGAAAAAGAAGCGGTTCAAGGAATCCTGGCAGGCCGGGGAAACCCTGTCCATCAGTATCGGACAGGGGTTTAACCTGGTGACGCCCCTGCAGATGGCCGTGTTCATCGCTGCCGTTGGAAACGGCGGGACCCTCTACCGGCCGCGTATCGTGAAGGCGGTCCGGGATTACCGGGGGAAAATGGTTAAAGAAATCGAGCCTGAAATAACAGGCGGCCTGCCGGTGTCTCCGGAGAATCTTGCCCTGGTGAGAAAGGGGATGTTGAAGGTGGTGCATGGAAGCAGGGGAACGGCCAGGCGTATCCGGCTCAAAGATATCACTATCGCCGGGAAGACCGGTACCGCCCAGGTGTTCAGCCGAAAGGCCGGAGAAAAATTCGATAATAAAAAGCTGGGCCGGACCCTCCAGGACCATGCCTGGTTTGTCTGCTATGCGCCGGCTGAAAATCCGAAAGTTGCGGTTTCCGTCATGATTGAGCATGGAGAGCACGGGTCAAGTGCGGCTGCTCCTGTGGCCGGGGAGCTGATACGTTCTTACCTGGGAGCGCCTGATCCGGCCATGGCCATGCTGTCGGAGCACGGCAAAGACCAACAGGAGTAG
- a CDS encoding F0F1 ATP synthase subunit alpha has product MEIKAEEISQIIKDQIKGFDAEVDLSETGVVLSAGDGIARVYGLEKVKAMELVEFPGGILGLALNLEADNVGVAILGDDKQIKEGDVVKRTDRIASVPVGEALLGRVVTTTGEPVDGKGPINSDTYMNMELVAPGVIARKGVHEPCYTGAKAVDGMTPVGRGQRELIIGDRQIGKTAVAVDAIIAQKESGIKCIYVACGQKKSTVAQVVAALEEHGAMEYTTVVVASASESAAMQYLAPYAGCAMGEYFRDKGEHSLIVYDDLSKQAAAYRQVSLLLRRPPGREAFPGDIFYNHSRLLERSAKMSDELGAGSLTALPIIETQEGDVSAFIPTNVISITDGQIFLDKDLFFAGIRPAIDVGLSVSRVGGAAQVKAMKQVAGTLRLDLAQYRELEAFAAFGSDLDEATQKQLTRGERLVELLKQPQFQPLPMEKMVTALYAGTKGYIDKYPREAVAKYEEGLYPFVENRFPEVFAGLKEKQKIDDEVEAKLKACLEAYDEEFKETV; this is encoded by the coding sequence ATGGAAATTAAAGCAGAAGAAATAAGCCAGATTATCAAAGATCAAATTAAAGGATTTGATGCAGAAGTTGATCTGAGTGAGACAGGTGTTGTTCTGTCTGCGGGTGACGGTATTGCCCGCGTTTACGGTTTGGAAAAAGTTAAAGCAATGGAACTGGTTGAGTTCCCCGGCGGCATCCTGGGCCTGGCGCTCAACCTGGAAGCCGACAACGTCGGTGTTGCCATCCTGGGTGATGACAAGCAGATCAAAGAAGGCGACGTTGTAAAAAGAACCGACCGTATTGCCTCCGTTCCCGTTGGCGAAGCCCTGCTGGGCCGCGTTGTAACCACCACAGGCGAGCCCGTTGACGGCAAGGGTCCCATCAACTCCGATACTTACATGAACATGGAACTGGTTGCCCCCGGCGTTATCGCCAGAAAGGGTGTGCACGAACCCTGCTACACCGGTGCCAAGGCTGTTGACGGCATGACCCCTGTTGGCCGTGGCCAGCGTGAGCTGATCATCGGCGACCGTCAGATCGGTAAAACTGCCGTTGCGGTTGACGCCATCATCGCTCAGAAAGAATCCGGCATCAAATGTATCTACGTTGCCTGCGGCCAGAAAAAATCTACGGTTGCCCAGGTTGTTGCTGCCCTTGAAGAGCACGGCGCAATGGAATACACCACCGTTGTTGTGGCCTCCGCTTCCGAGTCTGCTGCCATGCAGTACCTGGCACCCTACGCCGGCTGCGCAATGGGCGAATACTTCCGTGACAAAGGCGAGCATTCCCTCATCGTTTATGATGACCTTTCAAAACAGGCCGCCGCTTACCGTCAGGTATCCCTGCTGCTGAGACGTCCCCCCGGACGTGAAGCCTTCCCCGGCGACATTTTCTACAACCATAGCCGCCTGCTGGAACGTTCCGCCAAGATGAGTGATGAGCTGGGTGCCGGTTCCTTGACCGCACTGCCCATCATCGAAACCCAGGAAGGCGACGTTTCCGCCTTTATCCCCACCAACGTTATCTCCATCACCGACGGTCAGATCTTCCTGGACAAGGACCTGTTCTTTGCCGGTATTCGTCCGGCCATCGACGTTGGGCTCTCCGTATCCCGGGTTGGTGGTGCCGCCCAGGTTAAAGCCATGAAACAGGTTGCCGGTACCCTGCGTCTGGATCTGGCCCAGTACCGCGAGCTGGAGGCCTTTGCCGCCTTCGGTTCCGACCTTGACGAAGCCACCCAGAAACAGCTGACCCGTGGTGAAAGACTGGTTGAACTGCTGAAACAGCCCCAGTTCCAGCCCCTTCCCATGGAAAAAATGGTTACTGCTCTCTATGCAGGTACCAAGGGCTATATTGACAAATACCCCAGAGAAGCGGTTGCAAAATACGAAGAAGGCCTTTATCCCTTCGTTGAAAACCGGTTCCCCGAAGTATTTGCCGGCCTGAAAGAAAAGCAGAAAATCGACGACGAAGTCGAAGCCAAGCTGAAAGCATGCCTGGAAGCCTATGACGAAGAATTCAAGGAAACCGTCTAA
- a CDS encoding LD-carboxypeptidase has translation MGIFLEKGDMVAVAAPSARFDRGLFDIGIHCLESMGFKVKVPGGIFGQHRYLAGADRERAGVVNDLFADPEVKGILSVRGGFGAMRILEYLDWDMIRANPTLFVGFSDASSLISGLVDRAGLAAVHGPNLVSLARAGQETLDGFFRAVTGGLSAIESGTGECLVPGKAVGRLVGGNLATLVHLVGTRFQPDFREGILFIEDVGEPAYKIDRMLTQMEMAGCFDRLKGVVTGSFEECANPEYIPEIISEIFGAKGIPVCMGLAAGHGSINLAMPMGRPVGLDADRVRISWEDV, from the coding sequence ATGGGAATTTTTTTGGAGAAAGGAGACATGGTGGCCGTGGCCGCCCCTTCGGCCCGGTTTGACCGCGGCCTGTTTGATATAGGGATTCATTGCCTTGAATCCATGGGGTTCAAGGTGAAGGTCCCCGGGGGGATTTTCGGGCAACACCGGTATCTTGCCGGGGCCGACCGGGAACGGGCCGGGGTGGTGAATGATCTGTTTGCCGATCCAGAGGTCAAAGGGATCCTCTCGGTACGCGGGGGATTCGGTGCCATGCGGATACTAGAGTATCTGGACTGGGATATGATCCGCGCCAATCCGACACTGTTCGTCGGATTTTCCGATGCGTCTTCCCTGATTTCAGGCCTTGTGGACCGTGCCGGCTTGGCTGCAGTACACGGCCCCAATCTGGTTTCCCTTGCCAGGGCTGGACAGGAGACCCTGGACGGATTTTTCCGGGCGGTGACCGGCGGACTTTCTGCAATAGAATCCGGCACCGGAGAATGTCTGGTGCCGGGAAAGGCGGTCGGAAGGCTGGTGGGCGGTAATCTGGCCACCCTGGTGCATCTGGTGGGCACCCGGTTCCAGCCGGATTTCAGGGAGGGCATCCTTTTTATTGAAGATGTGGGGGAACCGGCATATAAAATAGACCGCATGCTGACCCAGATGGAGATGGCCGGGTGCTTTGACCGCCTGAAAGGCGTGGTGACAGGTTCATTTGAAGAATGTGCCAATCCCGAATATATCCCGGAGATCATATCTGAGATTTTCGGCGCCAAGGGGATTCCGGTCTGCATGGGATTGGCTGCAGGCCACGGCAGTATCAATCTGGCCATGCCCATGGGGCGTCCTGTTGGGCTGGATGCGGACCGGGTCCGGATTTCCTGGGAGGATGTGTGA
- a CDS encoding beta-lactamase family protein has protein sequence MSGQTEYHRVHLAMEKAVAEQIFPGAVLVWGTPDRIMFHGAYGQADLTTGEPVSLETVFDLASLTKPLATTLAAAELIREKKMDTDTALGQILPGAEGTDKADITIDMLLRHTSGLPAHRAYFKMLGRSCPWPVDGARAAIRQRVLDEPLDHLPGRQEVYSDLGFILLAWALETISGMRLDRLVRETVFNPLGIDGLYFPGGEPERAGGRAVAATSRCPWRGRLVKGEVEDENAWAAGGVEGHAGLFGDGESVFRLGSSVLSAAMGRPVRVPDAEVIKIFFKKRPCMGRVAGFDTPAKENSSAGRHFSDRAVGHLGFTGTSIWMDPADGLMVVLLTNRVHPSRENVRIRQFRPFIHDLIHQAAANQKGRK, from the coding sequence ATGTCGGGGCAAACTGAATATCACCGGGTTCACCTGGCCATGGAAAAGGCCGTGGCGGAACAAATCTTTCCAGGGGCCGTGCTGGTGTGGGGGACGCCGGATAGGATCATGTTTCACGGTGCTTACGGGCAGGCGGATTTGACCACGGGAGAACCTGTTTCATTGGAGACCGTTTTTGACCTGGCCTCCCTGACCAAACCCCTGGCCACAACCCTGGCCGCAGCTGAGCTGATCAGGGAAAAGAAGATGGATACGGATACCGCTCTGGGGCAGATCCTGCCCGGGGCAGAGGGGACGGACAAGGCCGACATCACCATTGATATGTTGCTGCGCCACACCTCCGGCCTGCCTGCGCACCGGGCGTATTTTAAAATGCTGGGCCGGTCCTGCCCATGGCCTGTTGACGGGGCCAGGGCGGCCATAAGGCAAAGGGTTCTGGATGAGCCCTTGGATCATCTCCCAGGACGGCAAGAGGTATACAGCGATCTTGGGTTCATCCTGCTTGCATGGGCCCTTGAAACAATTTCAGGGATGCGCCTGGACCGCCTTGTGCGGGAAACGGTTTTTAATCCCCTGGGAATTGACGGCCTTTACTTCCCCGGGGGCGAGCCGGAGCGGGCAGGGGGCAGAGCCGTGGCGGCAACCTCCAGATGCCCCTGGAGGGGACGGTTGGTCAAAGGCGAGGTGGAAGATGAAAATGCCTGGGCCGCCGGAGGTGTGGAAGGCCATGCTGGGCTCTTTGGTGACGGGGAGTCTGTGTTCCGGCTTGGCAGCAGTGTGTTGTCGGCTGCCATGGGGCGCCCGGTGCGGGTGCCTGATGCTGAGGTGATCAAAATATTTTTCAAAAAACGGCCCTGCATGGGCCGGGTGGCCGGTTTTGATACGCCGGCCAAAGAAAATTCATCGGCGGGCCGTCATTTCTCAGACCGGGCCGTGGGGCACCTGGGATTCACCGGCACCTCAATCTGGATGGACCCCGCGGACGGCCTGATGGTGGTGTTGCTGACCAACCGGGTGCACCCTTCAAGGGAGAATGTGAGAATCAGGCAATTCAGGCCCTTTATCCATGATCTGATCCACCAGGCGGCAGCGAACCAAAAAGGAAGGAAATAA